Proteins from one Candidatus Cloacimonadota bacterium genomic window:
- the serS gene encoding serine--tRNA ligase produces MLDIKFIRSNPEIVKKCVQAKGEKSDIAELLKCDAEHRELLHQFEEKKSMQNSVSQKIGEYKRDGKDATDILSGMQELSREIKEIKSRTDEAYRKLNKLMLTVPNIFDKEVPVGKDEGDNKIVYEWGEKPKFNFEPLDYLELSKELDLIDFERATKIAGSGFVCYTGKGARLERSLINFMLDFHTKHFGYKEIVPPLLVNRETMTGTGQLPKLEDDMYRVDQDDLFLIPTAEVPLTNLFRDEILDENELPQKLVAYTPCFRREAGSYGRLSKGLMRVHQFNKVELVQITKPEESEKALKEILNNAEAILQELGLHYRVSLLCSGDLSFAAFKCFDIEVWAPGLGRYLEVSSCSNFLDFQARRANIRYRKNEDGKVNFVHTLNGSGLATPRTLIAIIESFQDKNKSINLPDCIKKYFS; encoded by the coding sequence ATGTTAGATATAAAATTTATTCGCTCGAATCCTGAAATTGTAAAAAAATGCGTTCAAGCAAAAGGTGAAAAATCTGATATTGCCGAACTGCTTAAATGTGATGCTGAGCATCGTGAATTATTGCACCAATTTGAGGAAAAAAAAAGTATGCAAAATTCAGTATCACAAAAAATCGGTGAATATAAAAGGGATGGTAAAGATGCAACGGATATTTTATCTGGAATGCAAGAATTATCTCGTGAAATAAAAGAGATTAAAAGCAGAACGGATGAAGCCTATCGCAAACTTAATAAATTGATGTTGACTGTGCCAAATATTTTTGACAAGGAAGTGCCCGTTGGCAAAGATGAAGGAGACAATAAAATAGTTTACGAATGGGGAGAGAAACCGAAATTCAATTTTGAGCCATTAGATTATTTGGAGTTATCTAAGGAATTAGACTTAATTGATTTTGAACGTGCGACGAAAATTGCCGGTAGTGGATTTGTCTGTTACACTGGAAAGGGAGCGCGTTTAGAAAGATCATTAATAAATTTTATGCTTGATTTTCACACAAAACACTTTGGTTATAAAGAAATTGTCCCCCCATTGCTTGTAAATCGGGAAACAATGACGGGCACTGGTCAGCTGCCTAAGTTAGAAGATGATATGTACCGTGTGGATCAGGATGATCTGTTTTTGATTCCCACCGCAGAAGTTCCCTTAACAAATTTATTTAGAGATGAAATATTAGATGAAAATGAACTTCCCCAAAAGTTAGTAGCCTATACTCCTTGTTTTCGCAGAGAAGCCGGCTCTTATGGCAGGCTATCCAAAGGTCTCATGCGAGTTCATCAATTCAATAAAGTAGAATTGGTTCAAATAACCAAACCGGAGGAATCGGAAAAAGCATTGAAAGAAATTTTGAATAATGCTGAAGCCATATTACAGGAGCTGGGGCTTCATTATCGTGTTTCACTTCTTTGTAGCGGAGATTTAAGTTTTGCCGCATTTAAATGTTTTGATATTGAGGTTTGGGCTCCCGGACTTGGAAGGTATTTGGAAGTTTCATCTTGTAGTAACTTTTTGGATTTTCAAGCGAGAAGAGCGAACATTCGTTATCGGAAAAATGAAGATGGGAAAGTAAATTTTGTTCACACTTTGAATGGTTCCGGACTAGCTACTCCGAGAACATTGATTGCAATAATAGAGAGTTTTCAGGATAAAAATAAAAGTATAAATCTGCCGGATTGCATAAAAAAATATTTTTCTTGA
- the tpiA gene encoding triose-phosphate isomerase, whose amino-acid sequence MRKIIIAGNWKMNKTLQEAKDFLQKLSNWEKDFAHQCVIAIYPSNVFLNVALGIVKNNAVQIGAQNVYFEKSGAFTGEISPEMLSSIGCNSSLVGHSERRHIFGEDDELLNKKVKALLNNQQEVTFCIGETELQRENDETEKVLEHQLKFGLKDVPATEMRKVVLAYEPVWAIGTGKTATPAIAQEAHLFIRNWLQENYGEVVADKISILYGGSVKVANIEALIVQPDIDGALIGGASLKVEDFTEIIFLAEKNK is encoded by the coding sequence ATGAGAAAAATTATCATTGCCGGAAATTGGAAGATGAATAAAACCTTGCAGGAAGCAAAAGATTTTTTGCAAAAATTATCTAATTGGGAAAAGGATTTCGCCCACCAATGCGTTATTGCGATTTACCCATCCAATGTATTTCTGAATGTTGCATTGGGAATTGTGAAAAATAATGCTGTTCAGATCGGTGCTCAAAATGTTTATTTTGAGAAATCAGGTGCTTTTACCGGAGAAATTTCTCCGGAAATGCTCTCGTCCATAGGATGCAATTCATCCTTAGTTGGTCATTCCGAGCGACGACATATTTTTGGTGAAGATGACGAACTGCTAAACAAAAAGGTTAAAGCATTGCTAAATAATCAACAGGAAGTTACATTTTGTATCGGCGAAACAGAGTTGCAAAGAGAAAATGACGAAACGGAAAAGGTTTTGGAACATCAATTAAAATTTGGTTTGAAGGATGTTCCGGCAACTGAAATGCGAAAAGTTGTTCTTGCTTATGAACCTGTCTGGGCAATTGGAACCGGTAAAACTGCAACTCCGGCAATTGCTCAAGAAGCTCATCTGTTCATTAGAAATTGGTTGCAAGAAAATTATGGAGAAGTAGTTGCCGATAAAATTTCAATATTATATGGTGGAAGCGTGAAGGTTGCAAACATTGAGGCATTGATTGTTCAACCGGATATTGATGGTGCCTTAATAGGTGGCGCAAGCCTAAAAGTGGAGGACTTCACAGAAATCATATTCCTTGCCGAAAAAAATAAATAA
- a CDS encoding tetratricopeptide repeat protein: MSKKKISIVVFIFILSVCSLFGQELSDRDIQVIEYNAGMAYNNGVEKYQGGDYQAAIDSFLVSLEDYKKIDTEANPKTERIHELQKNLSVLYYTTKQYPKAVEYYTIRSEYDQDNRKIPLTLSKIYLKMGKPDSTLAILENYDEGHDEYLIKKKIGGIYEENGNLQKAIEYYLGAFELNNSKVDILEKVALFYNQIGQTDKAIIVYNDFIATNPPDYLLRKVYKNLGIFYNKTGNKSEAVNALEKSVAIKPNKDLFFNIGQISYDLGNYDKAKIYLLKVQKINPDHPETHYYLGKVYRAEGNYSAAMKEFKAIENHSQYGKFAQEEIKFIESKQ; this comes from the coding sequence TTCAGGTAATTGAATATAATGCAGGGATGGCTTACAACAATGGTGTAGAAAAGTATCAAGGCGGAGATTATCAGGCTGCAATTGATAGCTTTCTCGTTTCTTTAGAGGATTATAAAAAAATTGATACTGAAGCAAATCCCAAAACAGAACGAATTCATGAGTTGCAAAAAAACCTTTCCGTTCTTTATTACACCACCAAACAATACCCTAAAGCCGTTGAATATTACACTATTCGAAGTGAATATGATCAAGATAATAGGAAAATACCCCTTACCCTTTCTAAAATATATCTAAAGATGGGAAAACCGGACAGCACTTTAGCGATATTGGAAAACTACGATGAAGGACATGATGAATATTTAATTAAGAAAAAAATTGGCGGAATTTACGAAGAAAATGGAAATCTTCAAAAAGCAATTGAGTATTACCTTGGTGCTTTCGAATTGAACAATAGCAAAGTAGATATTTTGGAAAAGGTGGCTCTTTTTTATAATCAAATCGGGCAGACAGATAAAGCTATCATTGTTTACAACGATTTTATTGCAACCAATCCACCCGATTACCTTTTGAGAAAGGTGTATAAAAATCTGGGAATATTCTATAATAAAACCGGAAATAAATCGGAAGCAGTTAATGCCCTTGAAAAATCCGTTGCCATAAAACCGAATAAAGACTTATTTTTTAACATTGGGCAGATTTCCTACGATCTGGGAAATTATGATAAAGCAAAAATTTATCTCCTAAAGGTTCAGAAAATTAATCCGGATCATCCTGAGACACATTATTATCTTGGCAAAGTTTACCGGGCTGAAGGGAATTATTCTGCAGCTATGAAAGAGTTTAAAGCAATAGAAAATCATTCTCAGTACGGAAAATTTGCTCAGGAAGAGATAAAGTTTATTGAAAGTAAACAATAA